The Candidatus Nitrosotenuis cloacae genome segment CTAGGATCTCCAAATCGAGCCATTCTGGAAGTCCTCCTACGTTGTGGTGCGTCTTGATTACGGCAGCAGGTCCCTTTGAGACTCCACTTTCTATGACATCAGGGTACAGTGTTCCCTGCGCAAGCCACTTGAACGGGCCGTTTTTTTCGGCAAACTCTGTAAATATCCTGACAAACTCCTCGCCTACTACCATTCTCTTCTTTTCCGGGTCTGTTATTCCGACAAGCTTGTCCAGAAACTGCCTTTTTGCGTTGACTGCAGTAAAGTTGACTGCAAAGTTGTCCTTGAACATCTTTTCTATCTCCTGTTCCTCGTCTAGTCTGAGAAGGCCGTTATCCACAAAGACGCATTTTAACCGGTTGCCTATTGCCTTGTGAATAAGCAGTGCCGCCACGGTGGAGTCTATTCCACCACTTACCCCGCATAACACATTGCCCTCGATCTTTGCAATGTCTCGTACTGTTTTTTCAATAAAGTTCTCCATAGTCCAGTCCTGCTTGGCGCCACAGATATTCAGAACAAAGTTCTTGAGGATCTGCATGCCGTTTTCGGTGTGTATTACCTCCGGATGGAACTGGATGCCGTAGATGGACTTCTGCCTGTTTGCAATTGCAGCCGCACGTGATCGTTCAGTGTGGCCTATTACCTCAAAGTTCTCCGGAATGTTTTCTGCCTCGTCCCCGTGACTCATCCACGCCCTGACGGAATTGCCTACTCCGCTGAGAAGACTGGAGCCATTGTCGACTGTCAAAATCGAGTGGCCGTATTCCTTGTTTGCCCGCTTCACCCTGCCCCCGAATTTGTCAACTATTAACTGGTGTCCGTAACAGATGCCAAGAAGTGGCAGATTCATCTGAAATACCTCCGGGTTTGGCTTTGGGGCGTCCTTGTTGTAGACGCTGGACGGCCCGCCAGAAAAGATCACGCCCTTTGGGTTCATGGCTTGGAGTTTTTCATACGGTATGTCATACGGGACGAGCTCCGCGTACACTGAGAACTCTCGTATCCTCCTACATATCAGGTGGCTGTACTGGGAACCAAAGTCTAGCACTATAATTTTGTCCAAATTATCTCACTTTGAATTATCTATCATTTTAGAAAAAGACCACGTGGCAGTGCTTATTATCTCGTTTACTCGTTCCTTCTGTCGATAGTTTTTGATTATTATCTCGCGAAGAAGAGTACCATCTTTGTTCACCATGCAGTCTATCATGGAGTTCTCGTTAATTGCACCCTTTTCCAGATCCGCCATATCTTTTTTGCGCATCTCGCCGATGACTCTTTCTATGAAAAATGATTTGAACGGGTGCATGTCCTCTCGAAGTGATACTGATTCGTCTAGTATTATTGATACCTTGTCCGGGGTAATGTGCGCATTTGCAATGAGCGAGCCCCCGTTACTCTTTCGTAACGGTACGGAATAGTCGGCACTTTCCTTGTTCTGTGGCGCCTGCTCCTTTTTTACTTCGAACTTGGAGTCTTTTAGGGCAGATGCCTTTGTGAAGCTTTGTTGCTTTAGGATGGAGTTTATCAGCGCAAGATTCTTCTCAAGCGTTTCTATCTCCTGTCTGCGTCTTTGAATCTCTGCTTCTATGTAGTCTCTTGTCTCTAGGGCGTCTCTGACCTGGTCCTCTGAGAACTGCATAATTTTGTGAGGACGCCAACGGTATTAAAATCCATTCTAGTTGTGTATGGTACGTTTTAGCTCCTGGTAGGTAATCTTTTTGAAACCTCTGATTGGTTTTGACAGGGTAAAGAGATTCGCCTTTGCCTGTGGCGCAAGCCACTCTAACAACGTTCGTCCATACTTTAGCTTCTTTAGCTTTGTAGCCCTGTCCAATCTCTTGGTATCGGAGTATCTACCGATCTTGGCTCCAAAATCCATTCCGAACAAAAAGATCTCGCTTGCTCCAAAGTAATCTGCCAAAAACACACACCTGTCCCCGTCAGTAAACCCGCCAAAATTGTGCACCTTGCCTGTCTTCCTTGTCTGTGTGGTGCCTATGCAATTCCTAAAACCTCTCGCAAGTTCAAGCCTGTCGTAATTGTCCCCGTGCGCATGTACTACCATTATGGAATCAGTCCTTCCGATTCGTCGTAGAGTCTCCAAGTCCCCGTCAAGATCAGTCACCACCACCTGTGGACTTATTCCATTCTGAATTAGCGGCGTGACTGCGGTGTCTGCACAGATCTTGGTTATCTTTTTGTATTTTTTCAAAACCGGCAAGGCGCTTGAAAGTGACGGGCCTGCACCAATTACAAAAACCGGCCTTTTGCAAATCATCTTTCTTAGGTTGTCAAGCGGGTATTTTTTCAGCATGGAGTCCAGCAGTACTGCGGATTTGTGATCCTTTATCCTGCTATAGCCAAACTCTTCTAGTATCTCGTTATACTTTACATTCCATCCTGTGACGCTCAACTAACTCTAAATTTGACACGCTTTTCATAAATCCTATGAACAAACTGGGTTCAGTGCATGTGGGCAGAGGCAACCCCGTGAGGATAATGGCAATACTGAACGCTAGCCCTGAGTCGTTTTACAAAAAATCCGTCAAAAAGGGTGCAAAAATAGCAGAAACCGTGCAAAATATGGCAGAGCGAGGGGCGGACTTTGTGGATGTGGGAGGGATGTCGACTGCACCATACCTCTCAGATATGGTATCTGAAAAAGAGGAAGCTGCACGAGTGATCCACGCAATCAGGCAGATTCAGAGAGCATCAAACCTGCCAATATCGGTTGACACGTGTAGGGCAAGCGTTGCAAAAGTCGCTCTGGAAAACGGAGCGGAGATAATCAATGACATATCTGGTCTGAAATACGACAAAAAGATGGCACACGTTGTGGAAAAATATGCCCCATCTCTTGTCCTGTGCGCATACGGAATAAAGCCGGTCGGCGGCAACCTGATACTGCAGACAAAACTACTACTCAAGCAAAGCCTTGTCCTTGCAAAATCTGCCAAAATAAAAAAAGAAAACATCGTGCTAGACCCAGCAATCGGATTCTTCAGAAAGGATGGCAAGAACCCATTTCACACGAAGATAAGTTCCGACTGGCTTGCGCGTGATCTTGATGTTCTGGAAAACATCCGATCGCTGAAAATGCGGCAACCCATCCTGATCTCTGCATCAAACAAGTCATTCATCGGAAGAATAATCGAAGACCCGGATCCGCAAAATCGGATTTACGGCTCTGTCACATCCGAGGCAATCGCGGTGCTCAACGGTGCGGATATAATTCGAACCCACAATGTGGCGGAAACTAGAAGCGCAATCTTGCTTGCTCAAAAATTATCCAAACGTTGGGAAAAGGCTTATAACGCATTCTAATTCTCCTTTAGAAGGTTTACTTGGAAATAAGAGAAGGATTAACGTTTGATGATGTTCTTCTTGTACCAAAATACTCTAACATTACCACGAGATCGCAAACGGATCTGAAAACTAAACTATCAAAAAACATCTCGCTAAACATTCCGCTAATATCTGCAAACATGGACACGGTCACGGAGGCGGCCATGGCAACCGCAATGGCAAGGGAGGGCGGAATCGGAATCATACACAGGTTCCTCACCGTGCAGGAAGAGGTGGAGGAGGTTCTCAAGGTAAAGCGTTCAGCAAGCGTGATAATCGAAAATCCGTACGTAATCTCGCCTGATCAGACCGTAAAGGATGCAATCAACTACATGCACGAAAAGGGGGTATCCGGATTACTTGTTGTAAAAGACTCCAAACTGGTGGGAATACTGACTGGCAGAGATGTTGAATTTGAGTCCACATCAAGCAAGCTTGTGCGTGACGTGATGACAAAGGACGTCATTACGGCAAAAACCGGCATCTCGCTTGCGGATGCAAAAGAGACGCTAAAACAGCACCGAATAGAAAAACTCCCGCTAATCGACGATAACGGTGCAGTCCGCGGGCTAATCACTACCAAGGACATAACGCACAATGAAAACTATCCAAACGCATCAAAGGACAAAAAGGGGCGACCACTCGTGGGTGCCGCAGTCGGCGTCAAGGGCGACTTTATGGAGAGAACCGAGGCACTGCTTGAGGCGGACGCAGACGTCATAGTTGTGGACATAGCTCACGGCCACAGCGAAAACGCCATTAGTACCATTCGAAATATCAAAAAGGCATTCCCAAACTGCGAGTTAATTGCAGGAAACGTTGCAACCGCAAGGGGCGCAGAGGATCTGATCAAAGCAGGAGTGGACGCAGTAAAGGTGGGAGTCGGTTCTGGCTCAATATGCATAACACGAGTGATCACGGGATCCGGCGTTCCGCAGCTGACCGCAGTATATGACTGCGCCGAGGTCGGAAAAAAATACGACGTTCCGATAATCTCCGACGGGGGAACTAGGACATCCGGAGACGTGACAAAGGCGCTTGCAGCAGGTGCATCCACTGTCATGATTGGAAGCCTGTTTGGCGGAACAGACGAGAGCCCCGGCTCGTATGTGATGAAAAACGGCAAGAGATACAAGATATACCGTGGAATGGCCTCGTTTTATGCAGCGCTTGGAAGAAAGTCAAAGGAGACTGGCACCGTGGCAATAAATGATGATCTAAACGACTATGTTGCAGAAGGTGTAGAGGCAATGGTTCCGTACAAGGGAACCGTAACTGACATGATAAAGCAGCTTGCAGGAGGCGTACGCTCAGGTCTAAGCTATTGCGGCGCCCACACAATACTGCAGATGCAGCAAAATGCCGAGTTTATCAAAATGTCCCGTGCCGGGTTTGCGGAGAGCCAGCCCCACGACGTAGACCTGATGTAGAGTCAAGTTTTTAATCTCACAACGAATCTAATTTTTTGTGTTTACCAAGACCACCATCATAGGGATATGTGTTGGCGCAGTAATTCTTGGCATAGGCGCATTTGCAATCATACAGTCCCCTCCAACCTTGCACACAAAGAACATCGACGAGACAATCGGGATTGAAAAGCTTGCCACATACCAGTTTACGGCCCCCAAAAGCTCGCACCAGTACTTTAAGGTGACCGGAGAAAAGTTCCACGTCAAGCTTGACACCCCAGCAAACGGAATCAAAAAGGACGAGGATTTCAAAAACGAGGTCGCATTTGACTGGTACGTTTTACAGGAAGGGGAAAACAAGATCGCAATCAACAACACCGGCGAGTCCGAGCTAAAGTTCCAGGGCACGTTTGAACAGTATGGCGACCCAACCTATCTGGCGCACAACCTGTTGTTGTTGGTCACTGGTGTTATAATAATTGGGTTTAGCGGCGCCTTTAGCATCCGCAAGCCAAAGGGATTCTAGGCAATCTTTGCCTTTTTGTAAGAGCCGAGCACCTTGAGGAACAGGGATCTCTTGGTGATCTTTTCCAGCAGGTCCTTTATTCTCGGCTCGTCGTATCTGCCGTCAAAGTCGACGTAAAAGTTGTACTCCCACGGAGTGCTCCTGTTGGGCCTTGACTCTATCTTTGTGAGGTTTATCTTGTAATTGTCAAACTCCTTTAGTATGTTGAACAGCGCGCCAGCCTCGTGCTTTACCGAAAATATTATCGACGTTCTGTCTTTGTCGCCTGCAACCTCGTCTCGTGCAAGCACTAGGAATCTGGTATAGTTGTTTGTATTGTCCTCAATTCCCTCCGACACTGTTGGGACGTTGTATATTTCCGACGCTCTCTTGCTTGCTATGCAGCTGACGTTTTTTTTGCCCAATTCCTTTATCATCTTGACGCTGCCGGCAGTGTCGTATGACGGGATGGTCTTTAGCTTGTGCTCTTTGATGAATCTCCTGCACTGCCCCAATGCCTGTGGATGAGAATAGACGGTGTCTATGTTTTCAAGAATGTCAAACCCGATAAGACAGTGTCTTACCCTGTAGTATATCTCGCCCACTATTGTCAGTTTGGTTGACAGCAGCAGATCGTAACTTTCCCCGACGCTTCCCTCCAAGGAGTTCTCCACCGGCAGAACGCAATAATCGGCACTTCCGCTTTCCACCGCCTCGACTACCTCTGAGAACGTGGCGTGTGGGACGGTGTCTATTCCTTCTTTGAAAAATGTGATTGCTGCATCCTCGCTGTATGCCCCTCGTTCGCCCTGGAACGATACCTTGTACATCTTACTCTCTTATTTTGATGAAATCGTCTTTTTCGTAATTAGTTGAAATCTTTCTTTCTTCCATATAGCCGCAGTTGGGGCACTTTACTCCCTCTCTTAGCGGAACTACGCTTCCAGCACAGATGTTGCATTTTGTAAACAAGACCCCCAGCTCCGGCTCGTCTATTGTGGCGTGTATTGTACCGTTGAGGTGGGTCTCTATCTTTAGTATGATGATGTCATTTACCCTGGCAAGTATGCGCCTTCTGTCCGGGTTCTGGCAGATGCACTCTATTCCAAGTGCGTTTGGCTTTCCGTTGATGTACTGTATAGAGACTGCGATCATCGAGGAAAGAACTGCTGCAACCGTGCCTATCACGATATCGCCCTTCTTTGGGATGGACAACTGCTTTCCCGTCTGTACCTCTGCCAACTTGCTTTTTTTATCTATATTCACAATGCCTGCCGTGGATGACCTTATCGTGTCCCCGTCATCAAACGTATTGCTGCCTGCGCTGATCTCCTCGACGATTCCGAGTTTGTCGCCTGGCAACACAAAATCTTCCATGAATATACCCCCACTGTTAACTATTAATTCTTATAGAAATTCCGCCTAGATTTCGGATTCGCAAACAGGTATGTCCTTTAGGATGTCCTTTCCATCCTCGTCCACGATTGACGGGGCAACCAGGCATATCTTTCCGTTCTTTCTCTTGCAGTAGACCTCCGACTCGTTGCCGTCCTTGTCCTTTGCCCAAAACGAATGCGTCTGCGAAAAGTTCGGACTCTGCCCGCTTTTCTCGTAAATCTCCTCCGCAGTCCATACTTGGTCACGCACGACCGAGCTTGTCCCAAGCTTCATTCCCTTGATGGATACGATGTCGCCTTCCTCGTCCTTGATTATGCAGCTTACGTGAATTCTAGCTTTGGGATATCTGATAAAGTTCTTTTTTGCATGTGAAAAATTGTTCTTGCGCGCCATTTACATCATTATGGTGTGAGAAAAATATCTTGACTCAAATTACTTCCTTGATAATGATCGTCTCGGGCTCTTCAATATTAACATTATTGTCTTTTTGATCATAGCCAGTGCGGTATCTGCAGATATCCATCAATGCTTTCCTTTCTGAGAATCTTGAGCAGTGCGTTTGCCTGCGGTGTGGACAGGACCGGCTTGTCAAACTGATTGTCGGTGGAGATTCTGGGACATGCAACCTGGATGAATGCGTCAATCCCCTTCAGGTTTCGCAGTCTGTCATTTGTTATGTCAGTCAGGGCGAAAAGCTGAACCGACTTTCCCTCCTTTTCAAGCTCGCGCTTGAACTTTAGCGCCACCGTCTTTGAGATCTGTCCCTCCTTTAGTCCCACTATGACTCCAAATGTCTGAGCCTCTGCCGCCTTGTAGATTGCAAGTGTTGCCATTCGCTGCAGCTTTTGGGCAAACTCCGTCACGTCGCGCACCTCGTTAAAGTACGGGTCTAAGATGAATGTGGGAAGGTTTGTAGATAGCGCAAGTCCTGCTGCATGAAAGTTGCTTTGCCCCATGAAGACATTTGCGTCCACCTGATCCCTGACCTCAAGTGCGGGGTAAAACTCGCATCCAAACACCTGTCCGTCGTTTAGCTGTCCCATGCCCTTTCCTATCTTTACTGTCACTCCGTTACCCTCGAGGATGTTCTTGACCGACTCTATCTGGTTGAGGTGCTGGCTGTCAGTCACCAATGAAACGGTCTTGCCTCTCAGAATGTCTGTGCACTTTTTTGTGACGGATTCAAAGGAGATGTCATCAAATGCGTCTATCATTATCACATTGTCGCCAAAACTCTGCATGCTTATTGTGTGTCCTATGTTGAACAGAATCTCTGCGGAAAGTATCTTGGCGCTGTTTGAGTTGATGTCGCAGGAGCCCCACGTCGTGTCTGCTATTACGTATGCTGGAATTCCAAAACGGCTCATTATGTTTACTGCCGTTTCCTGTACCTTTGGAAGGATTCCCTCTGGTCCGTTGAGTGCCACCGAGACTGGCTTGCGTTCCTGAATTGTCCTAAAGATTGTCTCCTCGTCGATTATTATCATTGAACAGATGATCACGCCGAGTTTTTAATTTAAATCAATCCTATAGAAAATCAAAAATGCCTGAGCAGTTTTTTCATCTTGTGGAAGACACCGTTCTGAACATAGGCTTTGACGACACCGACTCCCCAAAGGGCATGTGCACCACGTACCTTGCATACAAGATAGTGGACTCGCTAAAAAAGGAAAAAGTGGAGTTTATCGACTATCCAAAACTGATCAGGTTCAACCCGAATATACCGTGGAAGACGCGCGGAAACGGCGCAGTCTCGCTGAAAATTCGAACCAGTTCCCCTGAAAAAATAAAAAAGAAGGTAATCCGATTCGTGACAAAGTTTTCGGATCTCAAAAACGGGGCAAATCCTGGCGTGGTATTCTTTGAAAGCAAGGCGGTGCCTGATCAGTTTACCAAATTCAGCAGGGATGCGCTCTGGCAGTTGGTGAGCAGAAGCAGGGCAAAAAAATTCCTCGCAGAAAACAATGTCGACTCGTTTCACATCGGCAACGGACAGGGACTGATAGGGGCAATCGGGGCTATAGGGTACAAGTTTGATGATCACACGTACGAGCTATTAAGCTACAGGAAAAGATCAAAGTTTGGCACAAAAAGAAACATAGTGGCATCCAGCGTCAAGCAGATGCAGGAAAGCCTCCCAAAAACATTCAACAGTTATGACACAAAAAAACAAAAAGTGCTGCTGGCACCGCGCGGACCGGATCCAGTATTCTTTGGAGTCCGGGGCGAGAACGTTGACTCTGTATTGAGTGCGTCAAAGATGATCAAATCCGATGAAAAACCAGTAGGTCATATGGTATTCAAGTCAAACCAGGGTACAGGAGACCACCTCCTAAACCAGCTTGACGTGCTGTCGCTCAAGCCGTATTCTTCTGGAGTAATTACTGGAACGGTTCTAGACGAGCCGGAAATGAAACTAGGAGGATATGTGATGTTTTCCATACTAAAGCAAGGAGTCAAGGTAAACTGTGCAGTCTACAAGCCGACCGGAATCACACAGAATGCGTTGAACCTAATCAAAGGCGATGTGATACGCGTGGGGGGAGGACTCAGAAAGGCGTCAAAGAACCACACGCGTACTTTGAATGTGGAGTTTTTCCAAGTTCTAAAACTCCAAGAAAGAAAGGTTCCAGCAAACCCGCTGTGCACAAGGTGCAACAAGAGGATGAAGTCAAAAGGGAGGTCTCAGGGCTTTGAGTGCGTCAAATGCGGAAGGAAAAAAACAAAAAAAGTAACCATGACCATTCCAAGAAACCTGCAAAAACGGCTTTACATTCCCCAGTCATCGGCACACCGGCACCTCACAAGGCCACAACAGAGAATAGGTATAACAAACAAGGAATCAAAATTCGACAAAAAGATTCCATGGTTTAGTGTTTATTGAAAATCAAGTAGCGGGGGGTGGACTTTCAGGAGTTTTATCTCCATTTGAACCACTGATCTGCGGGTTTCTCATCATGATGATTATGAGCCCGCCGGGATGACTTAGCCCTGTGAAGACTGACTTCCCCACCCCGCTGAGTAAAACTGGAGCTATGGGGTATATAGGCACTGTCATTTTTCCAAATAATTATTAGCATTTCACGATCCTTCTCGTCATGAACAAAAAGTTCAGAATCGCCGGAATCATAGGCGCACTAATTGTATCTGCAATAATTCTCACGTCCCCCTCAGAGTCTCCTCCGTTGCCGCTGCCCACTACGGAACAGAAAAACGAGTCAGTCAAAATCATTGCAACCGGATTTCAAAGGCCGTGGGCAATTGCCTTTGCGGAAGACAAAATCCTTGTAACGGAAAAATCAGGGGACATAAGGATAATCGAATCCGACGTTTTACTGGACGAGCCGCTTGCCACATTTAGGGTGGCAAAGGTGTTTGGCGGCGGACTGCTTGGGATAACAGCACATCCGAATTTTGAGCAAAACCGCCACTTGTACGTCTATTACACATACTCTGAGAACGACTCGTTGTGGAACAAGGTAATACGAATTACCGAGTCTGACAACAAGGTATCTGATGTTATTACAATACTTGACAAAATCCCGGCATCCCAGTTCTATAACGGCGGTGTGGTAAAGTTTGGTCCAGACGGCAAGCTGTATGTGGCAACGGGACTGTCAACAGAGTTCTCACACGAATCCCAGGATCTCCAGTCGCTTGGAGGCAAGATCCTACGACTAAATGACGACGGCACCATCCCGGCAGACAACCCATTTGCGGGATCACCCATATTCTCGCTTGGACACAGGGATGTACAGGGGATGGCCTGGGATGCAAACGGGGCTCTGTACGTAACGGAATTGGGCCCGACAAAAAATGACGAAATCAACATTGTACAAGCAGGACAGAACTACGGCTGGCCCGAACAGGAATGTGGCGGAAATGAAAAGTTTGTGGACTCGATAACGTGCTATGATCCGAGTATAGAGCCTGGGGGAATTGTGTTTTATAGTGGGGACAAGCTAGAATACAAGGACAGCTTGATTATGGCAACTTTGCGCGGATCAAACCTATTCAAAGTTAACCTAAATGATGACACAACACAAAAAAGCATATTGAGTGGAACCGGGCGCATCAGGGATGTGAGTCAGGGCCCTGACGGATATCTTTACATTATCACATCAAACACCGATGGAAAGGGTTTTCCAGACAAGACCGATGACAAGCTTATCAGAATTCTGAAGTGAATTGACCGACTCTACTAGCAGATTCTTTGAGAAAAACAGGAAGGAGCGACTGGATGTGGTGGAAAAGATTGCACACCTCACAAAACAGGAAAGGGAAACACTAGAGTCGCTAGGCGGCATAGGATTTGAGCAGGCAGACAAGATGGTCGAAAACGCAATAGGAACGTTCTCGTTCCCGCTAGGGATTGCGACAAACTTTCTCATAAACAAAAAGGAATACCTCATTCCTATGGTAATTGAGGAGCCGTCAGTAATAGCTGCCGCATCAAAGGCGGCAAAGATAGCAAGAGTCCATGGCGGCTTTACCGTGCGAAACGACGAGTCATACAGCATAGGGCAGATTCAGGTGGT includes the following:
- the guaB gene encoding IMP dehydrogenase, coding for MEIREGLTFDDVLLVPKYSNITTRSQTDLKTKLSKNISLNIPLISANMDTVTEAAMATAMAREGGIGIIHRFLTVQEEVEEVLKVKRSASVIIENPYVISPDQTVKDAINYMHEKGVSGLLVVKDSKLVGILTGRDVEFESTSSKLVRDVMTKDVITAKTGISLADAKETLKQHRIEKLPLIDDNGAVRGLITTKDITHNENYPNASKDKKGRPLVGAAVGVKGDFMERTEALLEADADVIVVDIAHGHSENAISTIRNIKKAFPNCELIAGNVATARGAEDLIKAGVDAVKVGVGSGSICITRVITGSGVPQLTAVYDCAEVGKKYDVPIISDGGTRTSGDVTKALAAGASTVMIGSLFGGTDESPGSYVMKNGKRYKIYRGMASFYAALGRKSKETGTVAINDDLNDYVAEGVEAMVPYKGTVTDMIKQLAGGVRSGLSYCGAHTILQMQQNAEFIKMSRAGFAESQPHDVDLM
- a CDS encoding tRNA(Ile)(2)-agmatinylcytidine synthase; this encodes MPEQFFHLVEDTVLNIGFDDTDSPKGMCTTYLAYKIVDSLKKEKVEFIDYPKLIRFNPNIPWKTRGNGAVSLKIRTSSPEKIKKKVIRFVTKFSDLKNGANPGVVFFESKAVPDQFTKFSRDALWQLVSRSRAKKFLAENNVDSFHIGNGQGLIGAIGAIGYKFDDHTYELLSYRKRSKFGTKRNIVASSVKQMQESLPKTFNSYDTKKQKVLLAPRGPDPVFFGVRGENVDSVLSASKMIKSDEKPVGHMVFKSNQGTGDHLLNQLDVLSLKPYSSGVITGTVLDEPEMKLGGYVMFSILKQGVKVNCAVYKPTGITQNALNLIKGDVIRVGGGLRKASKNHTRTLNVEFFQVLKLQERKVPANPLCTRCNKRMKSKGRSQGFECVKCGRKKTKKVTMTIPRNLQKRLYIPQSSAHRHLTRPQQRIGITNKESKFDKKIPWFSVY
- the pheA gene encoding prephenate dehydratase, with the protein product MYKVSFQGERGAYSEDAAITFFKEGIDTVPHATFSEVVEAVESGSADYCVLPVENSLEGSVGESYDLLLSTKLTIVGEIYYRVRHCLIGFDILENIDTVYSHPQALGQCRRFIKEHKLKTIPSYDTAGSVKMIKELGKKNVSCIASKRASEIYNVPTVSEGIEDNTNNYTRFLVLARDEVAGDKDRTSIIFSVKHEAGALFNILKEFDNYKINLTKIESRPNRSTPWEYNFYVDFDGRYDEPRIKDLLEKITKRSLFLKVLGSYKKAKIA
- a CDS encoding exosome complex RNA-binding protein Csl4, producing MEDFVLPGDKLGIVEEISAGSNTFDDGDTIRSSTAGIVNIDKKSKLAEVQTGKQLSIPKKGDIVIGTVAAVLSSMIAVSIQYINGKPNALGIECICQNPDRRRILARVNDIIILKIETHLNGTIHATIDEPELGVLFTKCNICAGSVVPLREGVKCPNCGYMEERKISTNYEKDDFIKIRE
- the dph2 gene encoding diphthamide biosynthesis enzyme Dph2, whose product is MIIIDEETIFRTIQERKPVSVALNGPEGILPKVQETAVNIMSRFGIPAYVIADTTWGSCDINSNSAKILSAEILFNIGHTISMQSFGDNVIMIDAFDDISFESVTKKCTDILRGKTVSLVTDSQHLNQIESVKNILEGNGVTVKIGKGMGQLNDGQVFGCEFYPALEVRDQVDANVFMGQSNFHAAGLALSTNLPTFILDPYFNEVRDVTEFAQKLQRMATLAIYKAAEAQTFGVIVGLKEGQISKTVALKFKRELEKEGKSVQLFALTDITNDRLRNLKGIDAFIQVACPRISTDNQFDKPVLSTPQANALLKILRKESIDGYLQIPHWL
- the guaA gene encoding glutamine-hydrolyzing GMP synthase codes for the protein MDKIIVLDFGSQYSHLICRRIREFSVYAELVPYDIPYEKLQAMNPKGVIFSGGPSSVYNKDAPKPNPEVFQMNLPLLGICYGHQLIVDKFGGRVKRANKEYGHSILTVDNGSSLLSGVGNSVRAWMSHGDEAENIPENFEVIGHTERSRAAAIANRQKSIYGIQFHPEVIHTENGMQILKNFVLNICGAKQDWTMENFIEKTVRDIAKIEGNVLCGVSGGIDSTVAALLIHKAIGNRLKCVFVDNGLLRLDEEQEIEKMFKDNFAVNFTAVNAKRQFLDKLVGITDPEKKRMVVGEEFVRIFTEFAEKNGPFKWLAQGTLYPDVIESGVSKGPAAVIKTHHNVGGLPEWLDLEILEPLRDLYKDEVRKAAAILGVSKKLLSRHPFPGPGLAVRIIGEVTEKKLHIAKTASKIVEDELEAAGWYDKVWQAYAAVGDDKAVGVVGDERKYGNIVMIRVVESTDAMTADWTRLPHDVLAKISNRITNEIDEVTWVSYVISSKPPATIEPQ
- a CDS encoding 6-hydroxymethylpterin diphosphokinase MptE-like protein, whose protein sequence is MSVTGWNVKYNEILEEFGYSRIKDHKSAVLLDSMLKKYPLDNLRKMICKRPVFVIGAGPSLSSALPVLKKYKKITKICADTAVTPLIQNGISPQVVVTDLDGDLETLRRIGRTDSIMVVHAHGDNYDRLELARGFRNCIGTTQTRKTGKVHNFGGFTDGDRCVFLADYFGASEIFLFGMDFGAKIGRYSDTKRLDRATKLKKLKYGRTLLEWLAPQAKANLFTLSKPIRGFKKITYQELKRTIHN
- a CDS encoding PQQ-dependent sugar dehydrogenase, with protein sequence MNKKFRIAGIIGALIVSAIILTSPSESPPLPLPTTEQKNESVKIIATGFQRPWAIAFAEDKILVTEKSGDIRIIESDVLLDEPLATFRVAKVFGGGLLGITAHPNFEQNRHLYVYYTYSENDSLWNKVIRITESDNKVSDVITILDKIPASQFYNGGVVKFGPDGKLYVATGLSTEFSHESQDLQSLGGKILRLNDDGTIPADNPFAGSPIFSLGHRDVQGMAWDANGALYVTELGPTKNDEINIVQAGQNYGWPEQECGGNEKFVDSITCYDPSIEPGGIVFYSGDKLEYKDSLIMATLRGSNLFKVNLNDDTTQKSILSGTGRIRDVSQGPDGYLYIITSNTDGKGFPDKTDDKLIRILK
- the folP gene encoding dihydropteroate synthase; its protein translation is MNKLGSVHVGRGNPVRIMAILNASPESFYKKSVKKGAKIAETVQNMAERGADFVDVGGMSTAPYLSDMVSEKEEAARVIHAIRQIQRASNLPISVDTCRASVAKVALENGAEIINDISGLKYDKKMAHVVEKYAPSLVLCAYGIKPVGGNLILQTKLLLKQSLVLAKSAKIKKENIVLDPAIGFFRKDGKNPFHTKISSDWLARDLDVLENIRSLKMRQPILISASNKSFIGRIIEDPDPQNRIYGSVTSEAIAVLNGADIIRTHNVAETRSAILLAQKLSKRWEKAYNAF